Proteins encoded by one window of Salvia splendens isolate huo1 chromosome 5, SspV2, whole genome shotgun sequence:
- the LOC121803924 gene encoding auxin-responsive protein SAUR50-like, with translation MDWRAMEGDGDNTKASSSSILKKLERYVQIKKKKKKKTMVKSKSWSGGEGRKPAPTGCFSVYVGPEKQRFVIKTGLVSHPLFKMLLEDAELEYGFSSDGPLLLPCHVDLFCEVLAEMECADDFDRHGLGCLSPARCHFRRREMLRGGSAYGLLTPIRSFN, from the coding sequence ATGGATTGGAGAGCCATGGAAGGTGATGGCGATAACACGAAAGCAAGCTCCAGCTCCATACTGAAGAAACTGGAGCGTTACGTGCagatcaagaagaagaagaagaagaagacgatggTGAAGAGCAAGTCGTGGAGTGGGGGAGAGGGGCGGAAACCGGCCCCCACGGGCTGCTTCTCGGTCTATGTTGGACCGGAGAAGCAGCGGTTCGTGATAAAGACCGGGTTGGTGAGCCACCCGCTCTTCAAGATGCTGCTTGAGGATGCTGAGCTGGAATACGGATTCAGCAGcgatgggcccctcctcctccCCTGCCACGTCGACCTCTTCTGCGAGGTCCTTGCTGAGATGGAATGCGCTGACGACTTTGACCGCCACGGACTCGGCTGCCTCAGCCCCGCGCGATGTCATTTTCGCAGACGGGAGATGCTCAGAGGCGGCAGCGCCTACGGACTCCTCACGCCTATTAGATCCTTTAATTGA